A genomic stretch from Bacillus sp. N1-1 includes:
- a CDS encoding heparan-alpha-glucosaminide N-acetyltransferase domain-containing protein, giving the protein MPKAQQMKKKRVYSLDMLRGIIVVLSVFLSTIPAGSIEYESLRHAEWYGVTIIDVILPTFITIFGASMAIAYQRGVKWEKILKRTVRLIVYGIIFTMVVTWSLDFATLRWTGVLQMFAFLGIVTVTITYFVKSPLKFMLIALLVSSIYGGGLLTIGQSCEDQLPQPDCNPSGIIDSALFGENHMYHQGERGYDPEGLVTSFSALSNVLFGFAIGKLIISRKETGVWKELLAIGLLVIALSLVWHQFLPYNKRLWTPAFAMLAAGLTSTMLSILYLIFDKGKVDAKETFMKPIVWYLEAFGRNSFLIYFGKFMLASFLVHLTLKIDGVNEPLASILYEGVASFVPHPQLAYALLNLLFWTVIAFICHRKRWYLKV; this is encoded by the coding sequence ATGCCTAAAGCTCAGCAAATGAAAAAGAAAAGAGTCTATTCCCTTGATATGTTGAGAGGGATTATTGTTGTTTTATCCGTTTTTTTAAGTACAATCCCAGCAGGTAGTATTGAGTATGAAAGTCTTCGTCATGCTGAATGGTATGGGGTGACGATTATTGATGTGATTCTTCCTACTTTTATCACGATTTTTGGTGCAAGTATGGCCATTGCATATCAGCGGGGAGTGAAGTGGGAGAAGATCCTAAAGCGAACAGTTCGTCTCATTGTATATGGCATTATTTTTACAATGGTTGTCACGTGGAGCCTTGATTTTGCTACATTAAGATGGACTGGTGTTTTACAGATGTTTGCGTTTTTGGGGATCGTAACAGTTACCATTACATATTTTGTGAAGTCTCCACTTAAATTCATGTTGATTGCTTTGTTGGTTTCATCGATTTATGGTGGCGGTCTTCTTACAATAGGACAATCGTGTGAAGATCAGTTACCGCAGCCAGACTGTAATCCATCTGGTATTATTGATAGCGCCTTGTTTGGAGAAAATCATATGTATCATCAAGGTGAGCGGGGGTATGATCCTGAAGGGTTAGTAACGAGTTTTTCAGCGTTATCGAATGTTCTATTTGGTTTCGCCATTGGAAAATTAATCATTTCAAGAAAAGAAACCGGAGTGTGGAAAGAACTGTTAGCAATTGGGTTGCTCGTCATCGCCTTATCTTTAGTTTGGCATCAATTTCTTCCATACAATAAGAGGTTATGGACGCCGGCTTTTGCGATGCTTGCTGCTGGTCTAACTTCTACCATGTTATCAATCTTATATCTTATTTTTGATAAAGGAAAAGTAGATGCCAAAGAGACGTTTATGAAGCCAATTGTTTGGTATTTAGAAGCCTTTGGAAGAAATAGCTTTTTGATTTATTTTGGTAAATTTATGCTGGCGTCTTTCTTGGTTCATCTTACGTTGAAAATTGACGGAGTGAATGAACCGTTGGCGAGTATTCTTTATGAAGGTGTCGCGTCTTTCGTTCCGCATCCTCAATTAGCCTATGCTTTGCTTAATTTGCTATTTTGGACGGTTATTGCTTTTATTTGTCATAGAAAAAGATGGTATTTGAAAGTGTAA